The Providencia sp. PROV188 genome includes a region encoding these proteins:
- the rpsI gene encoding 30S ribosomal protein S9: protein MAENQYYGTGRRKSSSARVFIKPGSGNITINQRTLEQYFGRETARMVVRQPLELVEMLEKLDLYITVKGGGISGQAGAIRHGITRALMAYDETLRSDLRKAGFVTRDARSVERKKVGLRKARRRPQFSKR from the coding sequence ATGGCTGAAAATCAATACTACGGCACTGGTCGCCGCAAAAGCTCATCTGCTCGTGTCTTTATTAAGCCGGGTAGCGGTAACATCACAATCAATCAACGTACACTGGAACAATACTTTGGTCGCGAAACTGCGCGCATGGTAGTTCGTCAGCCGTTAGAACTGGTTGAAATGTTAGAAAAACTGGACCTGTACATCACTGTTAAAGGTGGTGGTATCTCTGGTCAGGCAGGCGCAATCCGTCACGGTATTACACGTGCACTGATGGCTTATGACGAGACTCTTCGTTCTGATCTGCGTAAAGCTGGTTTTGTTACCCGTGATGCGCGTTCTGTTGAACGTAAGAAAGTGGGTCTGCGTAAAGCACGTCGTCGTCCACAGTTCTCCAAACGTTAA
- the arcB gene encoding aerobic respiration two-component sensor histidine kinase ArcB, whose amino-acid sequence MKVLRGLAQYYVDLMMKLGLVRFSLLLASALVVLAMIMQMAVAIFLRGQVDSLDMVGSIFFGLIITPLAVYFLSVVVEQLEESRQRLTRMVDKLEVMRKRDAELNTQLQGNIEQLNLEILEREKAESAHLELLEQLKQEMKYREQTQIEFEQQSVLLRSFLDASPDLVYYRNENNEFSGCNRAMELLTGKSEKQLVGLTPLDIYDEEIAAKVMETDEKVFRHNVALTYEQWLVYPDGRKACFELRKVPFYDRVGKRHGLMGFGRDITERKRYQEALENASREKTTFISTISHELRTPLNGIVGLSRILLDTKLTKEQSSYLKTIHVSAVTLGNIFNDVIEMDKIERRKVQLDNQPVTLPEFVNDLENLSGLLVQPKGLKFVMDVAHGLPKTILTDGTRLRQILWNLIGNAVKFTQKGEVKLSIWREADDKLFFQVKDSGIGIPKDELDKIFAMYYQVRDSAGGRPATGTGIGLSVSRRLAQSMGGDIRVESDIGHGSTFTLSIIAPEVEAEIEEQQQHDDDYPLPALHILLVEDIELNVVVACSVLENLGNTVDVAMTGKDALEMFAPGEYDLVLLDIQLPDMTGLDISKQLKQQYDKDDLPPLIALTANVLKDKKEYFDAGMDGVLSKPLSVPALTQVIEQFWGENASSNDKHEEQVDMAEVDESILDCEMLEQYIELVGPKLIYDGLEVFEKMLPGYLAILDSNMVAKDQKGIVEEAHKIKGAAGSVGLKNLQKLAQQIQSPELPAWWDNVQEWVDELKQDWKSDIETLRNWVDGRTKK is encoded by the coding sequence ATGAAAGTACTTCGCGGTCTTGCACAATACTATGTTGACCTGATGATGAAGCTAGGCTTAGTGCGTTTCTCTTTGCTTCTCGCGTCAGCGTTAGTTGTGCTCGCCATGATAATGCAAATGGCGGTAGCGATTTTTCTTCGGGGGCAAGTCGATAGCCTCGATATGGTTGGCTCCATTTTCTTTGGCTTAATTATTACGCCATTAGCAGTTTATTTTCTTTCGGTGGTGGTAGAACAATTAGAAGAGTCTCGCCAGCGTTTAACGCGCATGGTTGATAAGCTCGAAGTGATGCGAAAGCGTGATGCGGAACTGAATACTCAGCTGCAAGGCAATATTGAGCAACTTAACTTAGAAATTTTAGAGCGTGAAAAAGCCGAAAGCGCCCATCTTGAGTTGTTAGAGCAACTCAAACAAGAAATGAAATACCGTGAACAGACTCAAATTGAGTTTGAACAGCAATCTGTTTTACTGCGTTCGTTCCTCGATGCTTCCCCTGATCTTGTCTATTATCGCAATGAAAACAATGAATTTTCTGGCTGTAACCGTGCGATGGAGCTGCTCACCGGTAAGAGTGAAAAACAGCTAGTCGGTTTAACACCATTGGATATTTATGATGAAGAAATTGCTGCCAAAGTGATGGAAACGGATGAAAAAGTTTTCAGACACAATGTGGCATTAACCTATGAACAGTGGTTAGTTTACCCTGATGGGCGAAAAGCCTGTTTTGAGCTGCGAAAAGTGCCATTTTATGACCGCGTAGGGAAACGTCACGGGCTAATGGGGTTTGGACGTGATATTACCGAGCGTAAGCGTTATCAGGAGGCGTTAGAGAACGCTAGTAGAGAGAAGACCACCTTTATCTCTACTATCAGCCATGAGCTTCGTACGCCGCTTAATGGCATTGTGGGGCTTAGCCGCATTTTACTGGATACTAAGCTTACCAAAGAACAATCAAGCTATTTAAAAACCATTCACGTCAGTGCCGTCACTTTAGGCAATATTTTTAATGATGTGATTGAAATGGACAAAATTGAGCGTCGCAAAGTCCAATTGGATAACCAACCTGTGACATTGCCTGAATTTGTGAACGATTTAGAAAACTTAAGCGGGCTACTGGTTCAGCCGAAAGGCTTGAAGTTTGTTATGGATGTCGCACACGGCTTACCTAAAACCATTCTGACGGATGGCACGCGTTTACGCCAAATTCTGTGGAACTTAATCGGTAATGCGGTGAAATTTACTCAGAAAGGTGAAGTTAAATTAAGCATTTGGCGTGAAGCGGATGACAAGCTGTTTTTCCAAGTCAAAGATAGTGGCATCGGTATTCCGAAAGATGAATTAGATAAAATCTTTGCTATGTATTATCAGGTCCGTGACTCCGCAGGTGGACGTCCTGCAACGGGAACGGGGATTGGGCTTTCTGTATCCCGTAGGTTAGCACAAAGTATGGGGGGCGATATTCGTGTGGAAAGCGATATTGGACATGGTTCAACATTTACTTTGTCGATTATAGCCCCTGAAGTTGAGGCTGAAATCGAAGAGCAGCAACAGCACGACGATGATTACCCATTACCAGCGCTCCATATCTTACTAGTGGAAGATATTGAACTAAACGTGGTTGTGGCGTGTTCTGTGCTGGAGAACCTTGGCAACACAGTTGATGTTGCAATGACAGGTAAAGACGCGCTAGAGATGTTTGCACCTGGGGAATATGACTTAGTTCTACTGGATATTCAACTTCCTGACATGACGGGGTTAGATATCTCTAAACAGCTTAAACAACAGTATGATAAGGATGATTTACCACCATTAATCGCCCTTACCGCGAATGTCCTCAAAGATAAGAAAGAGTACTTCGATGCGGGAATGGACGGTGTTCTGAGCAAACCATTATCGGTTCCTGCGCTCACTCAAGTGATTGAGCAATTCTGGGGCGAGAATGCATCTTCAAATGACAAGCATGAGGAGCAAGTGGATATGGCAGAAGTTGATGAGTCAATTTTAGATTGTGAAATGTTAGAGCAATACATTGAATTAGTTGGGCCAAAACTGATTTATGACGGCTTAGAGGTGTTTGAAAAAATGCTACCGGGCTATTTAGCGATTCTCGATTCCAATATGGTGGCTAAAGATCAGAAGGGAATTGTTGAGGAAGCTCACAAAATTAAAGGTGCCGCGGGTTCAGTTGGTCTGAAAAATTTACAGAAACTCGCTCAGCAAATCCAATCCCCTGAATTACCAGCATGGTGGGACAATGTGCAAGAGTGGGTTGATGAGTTAAAACAGGATTGGAAATCAGATATAGAAACATTAAGAAACTGGGTGGATGGTCGTACAAAAAAATAA
- a CDS encoding FAD-dependent oxidoreductase yields MSSSNMGSPRLEPRKKALTIRKIEFVEIYQPMSGIEAQHQAQRCLSCGSPYCEWKCPLHNPIPNWLKLAGEGRILEAAELCHHTNSLPEICGRICPQERLCEAACVLNETFGSVTIGHLERYITDSAFEQGWRPDLSHVRDTGKRVAIIGAGPAGLSCADVLARHGVQAIVFDKHPEIGGLLTFGIPAFKLEKQIMQHRRRIFEEMGIIFKLNTEIGQHIPLETLLNEFDAIFIGTGTHHPVSGNLLNEDAIGVYQALPYLVGNARHLLGYADDPQYPYVSLANKNVIVLGAGDTAMDCVRSAIRQGASKVSCIYRRGTSEMPATPREVLHAQEEGVQFHFHLQPIGINTDVEGQVVGIHFASTLSNSTESEEITHSADVVIIAFGFESDDMPWISTHAIQRDMSGRIVAPRHHHYAYQTSHSKIFAGGDVVHGSDLVVTAIAEGRRAAEGIMSFLRV; encoded by the coding sequence ATGTCCTCTTCAAATATGGGTTCGCCCCGTCTTGAACCTCGTAAAAAAGCGCTGACGATCCGCAAAATTGAGTTTGTGGAAATTTACCAGCCAATGAGTGGCATTGAAGCTCAGCATCAAGCCCAGCGTTGCTTGTCTTGCGGCAGCCCCTATTGTGAGTGGAAATGCCCGCTCCACAATCCTATCCCGAATTGGTTAAAGCTGGCTGGAGAAGGTCGAATTCTTGAAGCGGCAGAACTTTGTCATCACACCAACAGCTTGCCTGAAATTTGCGGTCGAATTTGCCCACAGGAACGATTATGTGAAGCCGCTTGTGTCCTGAATGAAACCTTTGGTTCCGTCACGATTGGGCATTTGGAGCGCTATATTACCGATAGTGCATTTGAGCAAGGTTGGCGGCCTGACCTCTCTCATGTTAGGGATACAGGTAAACGAGTCGCGATTATCGGCGCGGGCCCTGCGGGTCTTTCCTGTGCCGATGTGTTGGCTCGTCACGGCGTTCAAGCAATAGTATTTGATAAACATCCTGAAATCGGTGGGTTACTCACTTTTGGTATACCCGCATTTAAGTTAGAAAAGCAGATAATGCAGCACCGACGACGGATTTTTGAAGAAATGGGGATTATCTTTAAACTTAATACTGAGATTGGACAACATATCCCGTTAGAAACGTTACTCAATGAGTTTGATGCGATTTTTATTGGAACCGGCACCCATCATCCAGTTTCAGGCAATCTCCTCAACGAAGATGCCATAGGCGTTTATCAAGCGCTTCCTTATTTAGTGGGTAATGCGCGTCACTTATTAGGTTACGCCGACGATCCCCAATACCCTTACGTATCACTAGCAAATAAGAATGTAATCGTGTTGGGCGCAGGAGATACCGCGATGGATTGTGTCCGCAGCGCTATCCGCCAAGGCGCAAGCAAAGTCAGTTGTATCTACCGCCGAGGCACTTCGGAAATGCCTGCAACACCGCGAGAAGTCTTACACGCTCAAGAAGAAGGCGTACAGTTCCATTTTCACTTACAACCCATTGGGATTAACACCGATGTCGAGGGACAAGTTGTCGGTATCCATTTCGCTAGCACATTATCGAATTCCACAGAATCGGAAGAAATTACACATTCTGCCGATGTGGTCATTATTGCGTTTGGTTTTGAATCTGACGATATGCCGTGGATTAGCACACATGCCATACAGCGCGATATGAGCGGTAGAATAGTGGCACCTCGTCATCATCATTATGCTTACCAGACTTCGCACTCTAAAATTTTTGCAGGGGGAGATGTAGTACACGGTTCTGATTTGGTGGTAACAGCGATTGCCGAAGGGCGTCGAGCCGCAGAAGGGATCATGAGTTTTCTTCGAGTATAA
- the sspA gene encoding stringent starvation protein SspA, which produces MAVAPNKRSVMTLFSGPTDIFSHQVRIVLAEKGVSVEIEHVEPGHMPQDLIDLNPYQSVPTLVDRDLTLYDPDIIMEYLDERFPHPPLMPVYPVARGTSRQLMHRIRRDWYSLMAKIEKGTAQEADAARRQLAEELIAVSPVLAEMPFFMSDEFSLVDCYLAPLLWRLPVLGIELKPAISKHLQMYMQRVFERDAFLASLTELEREMRLSARG; this is translated from the coding sequence ATGGCTGTTGCTCCTAATAAACGTTCGGTAATGACATTGTTTTCAGGCCCAACTGATATTTTTAGCCATCAAGTACGTATTGTGCTTGCTGAAAAAGGTGTTAGCGTTGAGATTGAACATGTCGAGCCTGGTCATATGCCTCAAGACCTTATTGATCTTAACCCATATCAAAGTGTTCCAACGCTGGTGGATCGTGACCTGACTTTGTATGATCCAGATATCATTATGGAATACCTCGATGAGCGTTTTCCTCATCCACCGTTAATGCCTGTTTACCCAGTGGCTCGTGGTACTAGCCGTCAGCTGATGCATCGTATTCGCAGAGACTGGTACTCATTGATGGCTAAAATCGAGAAGGGTACAGCACAAGAAGCAGATGCAGCTCGTCGCCAATTAGCGGAAGAACTGATTGCAGTTTCACCTGTACTGGCTGAAATGCCATTCTTTATGAGTGATGAGTTCAGCTTAGTTGATTGCTATTTAGCACCGCTATTATGGCGCTTACCTGTTTTAGGTATCGAATTAAAGCCTGCAATCAGCAAACATTTACAGATGTACATGCAGCGTGTATTTGAGCGCGATGCATTTTTAGCATCATTAACTGAATTAGAGCGTGAAATGCGCCTGTCAGCACGAGGCTAA
- the elbB gene encoding isoprenoid biosynthesis glyoxalase ElbB → MKSIAVILSGCGVFDGSEIHESVLTMLALSKNNAEVHFYAPDDYQATVINHVNGGLKTEKRNQMEESARISRGKIAPLSSADASKLDALIIPGGFGVAKNLCDFAVKGSECEINKQLLSLVQAMHQQKKPLGLMCIAPVMLPKMLNTSVKLTIGNDTETIAQIEKMGGQHVVCTVDNIVVDEYNKVVTTPAYMLAQSIAEANIGINKLVEKVLEMA, encoded by the coding sequence ATGAAATCAATTGCGGTAATTTTAAGTGGCTGTGGTGTTTTTGATGGAAGCGAGATCCATGAATCAGTATTAACTATGCTTGCTTTAAGTAAAAATAATGCAGAAGTTCACTTTTATGCGCCAGATGATTATCAAGCTACTGTAATTAATCATGTTAATGGCGGATTAAAAACAGAAAAACGTAACCAAATGGAAGAGTCTGCACGTATTTCTCGTGGAAAAATAGCGCCTTTGTCATCAGCAGACGCCTCTAAGCTAGATGCCCTTATAATTCCTGGTGGTTTTGGTGTGGCAAAAAATTTATGTGATTTTGCGGTGAAGGGAAGCGAATGTGAAATTAATAAACAACTATTAAGTTTAGTACAGGCAATGCACCAACAGAAAAAGCCGCTAGGGCTGATGTGTATTGCTCCTGTCATGCTACCGAAGATGTTAAATACATCAGTGAAATTGACGATTGGTAATGATACTGAAACGATTGCCCAAATTGAAAAGATGGGTGGACAGCATGTTGTTTGCACGGTTGATAACATTGTGGTTGATGAATATAACAAAGTTGTTACAACCCCTGCTTATATGCTGGCTCAATCCATTGCTGAGGCAAATATAGGTATCAATAAGCTGGTTGAGAAAGTATTAGAAATGGCGTAA
- the zapE gene encoding cell division protein ZapE, whose translation MSPMTPTMRYQQALEQGNYQPDDVQKQAVERLDKIYQQLCSATPCFPNEKPNGLKQRFGRLLGKSSTKTCEPVQGLYMWGGVGRGKTWLMDMFYDSLPGERKLRLHFHRFMKKVQEDLMALQGQENPLDIIADEFKKQTDILCFDEFFVSDITDAMILGTLLEGLFARGITLVATSNIIPDNLYRNGLQRARFLPAIEQIKKYCDVMNVDAGIDYRLRTLTQAHLFLSPINEQNRHHLDEVFVKLAGKEGQQNPVLEVNHRKMQAIRSAEGVLAISFKVLCEEPRSQNDYIYLSNCYHTVLLYDVPVMGLKDENPARRFLALIDEFYERKVKLMINAQVPMDSLYQGQLLAFEYQRCLSRLQEMQSEEYLKIPHLS comes from the coding sequence ATGTCACCGATGACCCCTACCATGCGTTACCAACAAGCTCTTGAGCAAGGCAATTACCAGCCGGATGACGTACAAAAACAAGCCGTAGAGCGATTAGACAAGATTTATCAGCAACTTTGTAGCGCTACGCCTTGCTTCCCAAATGAAAAACCAAACGGTCTAAAACAGCGCTTTGGGCGCTTGTTAGGGAAATCATCCACAAAAACCTGTGAGCCAGTTCAGGGGTTATATATGTGGGGGGGCGTAGGCCGCGGTAAAACGTGGTTGATGGACATGTTCTACGACAGTTTACCGGGAGAGCGCAAATTGCGTTTACACTTTCATCGCTTTATGAAGAAAGTGCAGGAAGACTTAATGGCGCTGCAAGGACAGGAAAATCCGCTCGACATTATCGCTGATGAATTTAAAAAACAGACGGATATTTTGTGTTTTGATGAGTTTTTTGTCTCGGACATTACTGATGCGATGATTCTAGGAACCTTATTAGAAGGGCTCTTTGCGCGAGGCATCACGTTAGTCGCGACATCCAACATCATCCCTGACAACCTTTATCGCAACGGTTTGCAACGCGCTCGCTTTTTGCCAGCCATAGAACAGATAAAAAAATATTGCGATGTAATGAATGTGGATGCGGGGATTGACTATCGCTTGCGTACGCTGACTCAAGCGCATCTATTTTTATCGCCAATAAACGAACAAAATCGCCATCATTTAGATGAAGTGTTTGTAAAACTGGCAGGTAAAGAAGGTCAGCAAAATCCGGTATTAGAAGTTAATCATCGGAAAATGCAGGCAATTCGCTCCGCAGAAGGAGTATTGGCAATCAGCTTTAAGGTTTTATGTGAAGAGCCTCGCAGCCAAAACGACTATATCTACCTCTCAAATTGTTATCATACGGTATTGCTCTATGACGTCCCTGTGATGGGACTGAAAGATGAAAATCCTGCCAGACGTTTTCTCGCGCTTATTGATGAGTTCTATGAACGTAAGGTAAAATTGATGATCAATGCACAGGTGCCGATGGATTCACTTTATCAAGGGCAACTTTTGGCGTTTGAATATCAGCGCTGCCTTTCTCGCTTGCAAGAAATGCAAAGTGAAGAATATTTGAAAATCCCGCATTTATCATAG
- the sspB gene encoding ClpXP protease specificity-enhancing factor: MEMAPMTPRRPYLLRAHYEWLLDNDMTPHLVVDVTLPMVNVPMEFARDGQIVLNVAPRAVGNFEITNEEVRFNARFGGVPRQVYVPMAAIMAVYARENGAGMMFEPEAAYDEHFDGEDNSTDEALSDNIVLVHDEATQTEEPSSPDDEPPRPPKGRPALRVVK, translated from the coding sequence ATGGAAATGGCACCAATGACACCACGTCGCCCTTATCTGCTGCGCGCCCACTATGAGTGGTTGCTGGATAACGATATGACTCCGCATTTGGTGGTTGATGTCACTCTTCCCATGGTGAATGTTCCAATGGAATTTGCGCGTGATGGGCAAATTGTTTTAAATGTTGCCCCGCGTGCAGTGGGTAACTTTGAAATTACCAACGAAGAAGTGCGGTTTAATGCGCGATTCGGCGGTGTACCTCGTCAGGTATATGTTCCAATGGCGGCTATCATGGCGGTATATGCGCGTGAAAATGGCGCTGGAATGATGTTTGAACCTGAAGCGGCTTATGATGAGCACTTTGATGGAGAAGACAACAGCACTGATGAAGCACTGTCTGACAACATCGTATTGGTTCATGATGAAGCCACTCAAACAGAAGAACCTTCATCCCCAGACGATGAGCCACCAAGGCCACCGAAAGGTCGTCCAGCGTTACGGGTTGTGAAATAA
- the rplM gene encoding 50S ribosomal protein L13: MKTFTAKPETVKRDWYVVDADGKTLGRLATEIASRLRGKHKAEYTPHVDTGDYIIVLNAEKIAVTGKKREDKIYYRHTGHIGGIKQATFEEMIARSPERVLEIAVKGMLPKGPLGRAMYRKLKVYAGNEHNHAAQQPQVLDI; the protein is encoded by the coding sequence ATGAAAACTTTTACAGCTAAACCAGAGACCGTAAAACGCGACTGGTATGTTGTTGATGCAGATGGCAAAACTTTAGGCCGTCTTGCAACTGAAATTGCTAGCCGTCTGCGCGGTAAGCATAAAGCGGAATATACTCCGCACGTGGATACTGGTGATTACATCATCGTTCTGAATGCAGAAAAAATTGCTGTTACCGGCAAAAAACGCGAAGACAAAATCTACTATCGCCACACTGGCCATATTGGTGGAATCAAGCAAGCAACTTTCGAAGAGATGATTGCTCGTAGTCCTGAGCGTGTGCTTGAAATCGCGGTTAAAGGCATGTTGCCAAAAGGACCTCTGGGTCGTGCAATGTACCGTAAACTGAAAGTTTACGCAGGTAATGAGCACAACCACGCGGCACAACAACCGCAAGTTCTTGACATTTAA